One window from the genome of Elusimicrobiota bacterium encodes:
- the deoC gene encoding deoxyribose-phosphate aldolase, with product MGEQLAPFIDHTLLKANATQEEIGKLCEEARKYGFASVCVNPAYVQLASKLLAGSAVKVCTVIGFPLGATTPTVKAIEARDAIASGADEIDMVINVGALKSGNYQLVLDDIKAAREATRGKILKVILETAYLTKDEKIKGCQLAKEAGADFVKTSTGFGPSGATVEDIQLMRETVGPLMGIKASGGIRTTEDARKMVEAGATRIGASASVAIVIGKEPGKIKY from the coding sequence ATCGGCGAACAACTTGCACCGTTTATAGACCATACATTATTGAAAGCAAATGCAACACAGGAAGAGATTGGTAAATTATGCGAAGAAGCGAGAAAATACGGGTTTGCTTCCGTCTGTGTTAATCCCGCGTATGTCCAACTTGCGAGTAAACTTCTTGCAGGTTCAGCCGTCAAAGTTTGTACAGTGATAGGATTCCCATTAGGTGCTACAACACCAACGGTAAAAGCGATTGAGGCAAGAGATGCGATAGCTAGTGGTGCTGATGAAATTGATATGGTTATCAATGTTGGTGCGTTAAAAAGTGGGAATTACCAACTTGTGTTAGATGATATAAAAGCGGCTAGAGAAGCAACTCGTGGCAAAATATTGAAGGTAATTTTAGAAACCGCGTATCTCACAAAAGATGAAAAAATAAAAGGCTGTCAGTTAGCAAAAGAAGCAGGTGCTGACTTTGTTAAAACATCTACTGGTTTTGGTCCGTCAGGTGCAACGGTTGAGGATATACAACTTATGAGAGAAACAGTCGGACCGTTAATGGGTATCAAAGCATCCGGCGGGATAAGAACCACCGAGGATGCCAGAAAAATGGTTGAAGCAGGTGCGACAAGAATCGGCGCCAGTGCATCTGTTGCAATTGTTATTGGTAAAGAACCGGGAAAAATAAAATATTAA
- a CDS encoding BMC domain-containing protein, with protein MAETKEALGMIETRGLIGMIEASDAMVKAAKVRLIGFEKIGTGLVTTMVRGEVGAVRAAVEAGAAAAQKVGELVAIHVIPRPDEQLEKVLKKIESNF; from the coding sequence ATGGCGGAGACAAAAGAAGCGTTGGGGATGATTGAGACGCGTGGGCTGATTGGAATGATTGAAGCGAGTGATGCGATGGTGAAGGCGGCGAAAGTTCGGCTGATTGGTTTTGAGAAAATCGGGACGGGGCTTGTGACAACGATGGTTCGTGGCGAGGTCGGTGCTGTGCGTGCCGCGGTTGAAGCAGGTGCTGCAGCAGCGCAAAAAGTCGGCGAACTGGTAGCAATACATGTCATACCGCGTCCCGACGAGCAGTTAGAAAAAGTACTCAAAAAAATAGAATCTAATTTTTAA
- a CDS encoding PilT/PilU family type 4a pilus ATPase → MNISELLQAMIKKGISDIHFKAGTPPVIRINGKLVSTGFESFTPKHIEEIAFGLLTKEQKEKFATEDEIDLSYGVEGLSRFRVNIYKQRGTVALTLRVVPLQVKPFEELNLPDAILKKLAAEPRGLILFAGITGAGKTTTMNAMIDYINENFAYKIVSIEDPIEYFHKDKKSFMSQREVGSDTKSFGKGLKYVLRQDPDVVCIGEMRDFEAIAAGITAAETGHLVLSTIHTMDAVQTIDRIVDAYPPHQQHQVRIALSNVVKGIIAQRLVPTVKGDERIPATEILIGTSLIRKNIAEGKSAEIYKLMEQGEYYGMWTFDQCIIQFYKEKKIILEDALENATNPDDLMLKIKGIERDEK, encoded by the coding sequence ATGAACATTTCAGAACTTTTACAAGCAATGATAAAAAAAGGGATTTCGGATATTCATTTTAAGGCAGGCACACCACCTGTGATAAGAATCAACGGCAAACTTGTCTCTACCGGGTTTGAAAGTTTTACACCCAAACATATAGAAGAAATTGCATTCGGGCTTTTAACAAAAGAACAAAAAGAAAAATTTGCTACAGAAGACGAAATAGATTTATCATATGGTGTAGAAGGGCTATCAAGATTCAGGGTTAATATCTACAAACAACGCGGGACAGTTGCGCTTACTTTACGGGTTGTACCGTTACAGGTAAAACCCTTTGAAGAACTCAATTTACCTGATGCAATACTAAAAAAACTTGCTGCGGAGCCGCGTGGGCTTATCTTATTTGCCGGCATAACAGGTGCCGGGAAAACAACAACTATGAATGCGATGATTGACTACATAAATGAGAATTTCGCATACAAAATTGTATCCATAGAAGACCCGATAGAGTATTTTCATAAAGACAAAAAATCGTTTATGAGTCAACGAGAAGTTGGTTCCGATACGAAATCGTTTGGCAAAGGGTTAAAATATGTTTTAAGACAGGACCCTGATGTGGTCTGTATTGGTGAGATGCGTGATTTTGAAGCAATCGCTGCTGGTATTACTGCCGCAGAAACAGGACATCTGGTTTTGTCTACGATACATACGATGGATGCGGTTCAGACGATAGACCGAATTGTAGATGCATATCCACCACACCAGCAGCATCAGGTAAGAATCGCACTGTCAAATGTAGTCAAAGGTATCATTGCACAGCGGCTAGTTCCAACTGTAAAAGGTGACGAGCGGATTCCTGCGACTGAAATTCTTATTGGGACTTCGCTTATCCGAAAAAATATCGCAGAAGGTAAGTCAGCCGAGATTTACAAACTAATGGAGCAAGGCGAGTATTACGGTATGTGGACATTTGACCAGTGTATAATCCAGTTCTACAAAGAAAAGAAAATTATTCTTGAGGATGCATTAGAGAATGCGACAAACCCTGACGACCTGATGCTGAAAATTAAAGGGATAGAACGAGATGAGAAATAA
- the dnaA gene encoding chromosomal replication initiator protein DnaA, which produces MIKKWDLVFSPCDRDKNRYKLLISALQDDLTETIKFFGSDAGKPFTPLSQEYNYAVYIYNVSDDKKLAAEKFLKSKCSEGKIEDTQGGVGLEEIFQKVAGIEEAPIEKPEIPTVPPIQQTPPATPPPLTTPTTSTAETKKGIEDEKKAEGGGETVLVKPKLNLRYIFDEFVVGANNRFVHAAAWAVSQSPGKTYNPLFIYGGVGLGKTHIMQAIGNTVKDRNLSANILYITTEKFTSEVIEAIKDGTLLEFRQQYRNLDLLLVDDIQFLSEAESTQEEFFHTFNILHENQKQIVITSDKPPKKLAGIEDRLKSRFEWGLIADIKPPDLETRVAILKKKAQNEKMELDDKMLIYIASKLKSNIRELEGFLKRLKAYSTMTNLPINMDRAKELIGELLPETEIEEMVEKAVATVTPVSVAPLVAPAPPSPPPPLPAPEKQVVEPVKETKAPAQPVIPVVEKKGGEEVISPLPPAKSEYDLLKPVEVAYFYPAGYEKELEKVKQLFIETIKKHKLKFRLVGVFDRGYEFDKKINYTLFVQLCNTNNIHIAIFLCPPSSSIITEEDFINMVTNACESGNVSAEIIPFADLTKQYKYLNIALDITLLGHKDFTK; this is translated from the coding sequence ATGATTAAAAAATGGGATTTAGTTTTTTCGCCTTGTGATAGGGATAAAAACAGATATAAACTTCTGATATCGGCACTACAAGATGACCTTACCGAAACAATAAAGTTTTTTGGGTCAGATGCGGGCAAACCGTTCACTCCGCTTTCACAGGAATATAATTATGCGGTTTATATTTACAATGTATCAGACGACAAAAAACTTGCAGCTGAAAAGTTTCTTAAAAGTAAATGTTCAGAAGGCAAAATTGAAGATACTCAAGGTGGTGTTGGGCTTGAAGAAATTTTTCAGAAAGTAGCAGGGATTGAAGAAGCACCGATTGAGAAACCTGAAATACCGACTGTACCACCAATACAGCAGACGCCGCCTGCTACTCCGCCACCTCTTACCACTCCCACCACTTCTACTGCTGAAACAAAAAAAGGAATAGAGGACGAAAAAAAAGCTGAGGGGGGGGGAGAAACCGTTTTAGTAAAACCTAAATTGAACTTAAGATATATTTTTGATGAATTTGTTGTCGGCGCTAACAACCGTTTTGTTCATGCAGCCGCTTGGGCGGTTTCTCAAAGCCCGGGCAAAACATATAATCCGCTTTTTATCTACGGTGGTGTTGGTTTAGGAAAAACACATATTATGCAAGCGATTGGAAATACAGTCAAAGACAGGAATCTGTCGGCTAATATCCTTTATATTACTACTGAAAAGTTCACATCTGAAGTTATAGAAGCGATAAAAGACGGCACACTTTTAGAGTTCAGACAGCAGTACAGGAATCTTGATTTATTGCTTGTTGATGATATCCAGTTTCTGTCAGAAGCGGAGTCAACACAGGAAGAATTTTTTCATACTTTTAATATCTTACATGAAAACCAGAAACAGATTGTGATTACATCCGACAAGCCACCCAAAAAACTGGCAGGGATAGAAGACCGTTTGAAATCCCGATTTGAATGGGGGCTGATTGCTGATATAAAACCACCGGATTTAGAGACACGGGTTGCAATTTTAAAGAAAAAAGCACAGAACGAAAAAATGGAATTAGACGATAAGATGCTGATATATATCGCCAGCAAACTGAAATCCAACATCAGGGAATTAGAAGGTTTCTTGAAACGACTGAAAGCATATTCTACAATGACTAACCTGCCTATAAATATGGATCGCGCAAAAGAATTGATAGGCGAGTTGTTACCGGAAACAGAAATAGAAGAAATGGTTGAAAAAGCGGTGGCTACTGTTACACCTGTGTCTGTAGCGCCACTTGTAGCCCCAGCCCCACCCTCTCCACCACCACCTCTACCAGCACCTGAAAAACAGGTTGTTGAACCGGTAAAAGAAACAAAAGCACCTGCTCAACCTGTAATACCAGTTGTTGAGAAAAAAGGGGGGGAAGAGGTTATCAGCCCGCTACCACCTGCAAAAAGTGAATATGACCTGTTAAAACCGGTTGAAGTCGCTTATTTTTATCCTGCTGGTTATGAAAAAGAGTTGGAAAAAGTAAAACAGTTATTCATAGAGACGATAAAAAAACATAAATTAAAATTCAGGCTGGTTGGCGTTTTTGATAGAGGTTACGAATTTGACAAAAAAATAAATTATACGCTTTTTGTCCAGTTATGCAATACAAACAACATACATATCGCTATTTTTTTATGCCCGCCGTCTTCTTCAATAATTACGGAAGAGGATTTTATAAATATGGTTACAAATGCATGCGAGTCAGGTAATGTTTCTGCTGAAATAATCCCATTTGCGGATTTAACAAAACAGTACAAATATCTGAATATCGCACTGGATATAACATTGCTTGGTCATAAGGATTTTACAAAATGA
- a CDS encoding GAF domain-containing protein, translating into MRKLNLYLSFRFLLFLVILVLVLIFAYCIRNAGNSYLIFVAGGIVLIVGYIWIFQPLRLLEQLFVKSREGNYYDYQPKITGLGKFGADLELLFKRLLVFEGSLNILFAASKTITSRIEINEVIEMLLDLVYEKMMIPSTCVVFLDDDGFLRIKASRGLSDNFVKNMHPRPDEGFVGKAFSTKATIIVNDATKERHPVTEKLVDQEGLMSFVHIPIIVNDKAVGVFNVNSDIKSFFDANIVKTLTTLTDYLAIAISNSKMYQDIQEFNKRLELEVEATTEELTKTNLRLIAKVKEMKTLNDIIFSATGKVDMNEMFSTVAERLKLVTNVANAGFVIYDEQTKLLVGNCDFDTFNLAAETTDNMLSKSYRNATTFISNELFMENASDLQNLYKKYRITSLIALPLIEKKVLGLLLLGNKATGKFSQDDMRFLSVVASQIAELIVRIKLYEQLNHRLNDLMTLRDISNTIKTEPQLEETVEVLAEKSIRALESDYVLCWLLDEPSGALMLKFPPEMIPQHELQIPKTSTSIIAEIFQKGNIQYLDELELPDGPYQELQKTLQLKSHLFVPLKVEDKSIGLFCFCSKSQKFFNDEKSRLAELIAGQTAVIVENARIHNRLKEINIELERLNKIKDDFVSMVSHELRTPLTAIKGFVHVVLDEEAGKINDQQKKFLRIVEQSSNHLTRLISDLLDLSKIEKGLIILRIEKLNLSDVVKKSIETNINQIKHKNINIKLEIDKEIPNIDGDFSRLLQVYDNLVSNAVKFTPNGGDISIIVKNKGDFVLSAITDTGIGIPKEEHEKIFDKFYQIDSSYTRIATGTGLGLYIAKSIIELHGGNIWIDSAPAKGSTFSFLLPKIKKTDIIDKKKQEVENAQNTSDRR; encoded by the coding sequence ATGAGAAAGTTAAATTTATATTTAAGTTTCAGGTTTTTGTTGTTTTTAGTGATACTGGTACTCGTTTTGATATTTGCATACTGTATTCGTAATGCTGGTAATTCATATCTGATTTTTGTAGCAGGTGGAATAGTTTTAATCGTTGGATATATTTGGATTTTTCAACCACTGAGATTGTTAGAACAACTATTTGTTAAATCCAGAGAAGGTAACTACTATGATTATCAGCCCAAAATAACCGGGCTTGGTAAGTTTGGTGCGGATTTAGAACTGCTTTTTAAGCGGCTGCTGGTTTTTGAAGGTTCGCTTAATATCCTGTTTGCAGCCTCTAAAACGATTACTTCCAGAATAGAAATTAACGAAGTAATAGAAATGCTTTTAGATTTGGTCTACGAAAAAATGATGATACCATCAACCTGTGTTGTTTTTTTAGATGACGATGGTTTTTTACGAATAAAGGCATCCCGCGGATTATCCGACAATTTTGTCAAAAATATGCACCCCAGACCTGATGAAGGATTCGTCGGTAAAGCATTCTCAACAAAGGCAACAATAATAGTAAATGACGCAACTAAAGAAAGACATCCGGTGACTGAAAAACTGGTTGACCAGGAAGGGCTTATGTCGTTTGTCCATATCCCAATCATTGTTAATGATAAAGCAGTTGGTGTTTTTAATGTCAATTCAGATATCAAAAGTTTCTTTGACGCTAATATAGTAAAAACATTAACCACACTTACCGATTATCTGGCAATCGCGATAAGTAATTCAAAAATGTATCAGGATATCCAGGAGTTTAATAAACGGTTAGAGTTAGAGGTTGAAGCAACAACAGAAGAATTAACAAAAACGAACCTGCGGCTCATAGCGAAAGTGAAAGAAATGAAAACCTTGAATGATATAATTTTTTCTGCAACCGGTAAGGTTGATATGAATGAAATGTTTTCTACAGTAGCAGAACGGCTAAAACTTGTTACAAATGTCGCTAACGCCGGGTTTGTTATCTATGATGAGCAAACTAAACTGCTCGTCGGGAATTGCGATTTTGACACATTTAATCTGGCAGCTGAGACCACAGATAATATGCTTTCTAAATCTTACAGAAATGCTACAACATTTATCTCTAACGAACTGTTTATGGAGAATGCATCTGATTTGCAAAATCTCTATAAAAAATATAGAATCACTTCGTTGATTGCATTACCGTTAATTGAAAAAAAGGTGTTAGGACTGCTTCTGCTCGGTAATAAAGCAACAGGCAAATTTTCACAGGATGATATGAGATTTTTGTCCGTTGTTGCATCACAGATTGCAGAACTCATAGTAAGAATAAAACTTTATGAGCAGTTAAATCACCGTCTCAATGACCTGATGACTTTGAGAGATATATCCAATACAATCAAAACAGAACCGCAGTTAGAAGAAACTGTAGAAGTACTGGCTGAAAAAAGTATCAGAGCGTTAGAATCTGACTATGTATTATGCTGGCTTCTGGACGAACCCAGTGGCGCACTTATGCTAAAATTTCCGCCAGAAATGATTCCGCAACACGAGTTGCAAATACCTAAGACATCAACATCTATTATTGCTGAAATATTCCAGAAAGGTAATATCCAGTATTTAGACGAGTTAGAACTACCGGATGGACCGTATCAAGAATTACAAAAAACACTGCAGCTAAAATCACATCTTTTTGTACCACTCAAAGTTGAAGATAAAAGTATAGGGCTGTTTTGTTTCTGTTCCAAATCGCAGAAATTTTTTAATGATGAAAAAAGCCGGCTTGCTGAATTGATTGCCGGGCAGACCGCGGTTATTGTAGAAAATGCAAGAATCCATAACCGCTTGAAAGAAATCAATATAGAACTGGAACGGCTGAATAAAATTAAAGACGATTTCGTCTCTATGGTTTCACATGAACTCCGAACACCACTTACCGCAATCAAAGGGTTTGTTCATGTTGTGTTAGACGAAGAAGCAGGCAAAATTAACGACCAGCAGAAAAAATTCTTACGAATTGTTGAACAATCCAGTAACCATCTAACACGGCTGATAAGCGATTTGCTGGATTTGTCAAAAATAGAAAAAGGTTTGATAATACTGCGGATAGAAAAACTTAACCTTTCAGATGTTGTGAAAAAATCAATAGAAACAAACATAAACCAGATAAAACATAAAAATATCAATATAAAACTTGAAATTGATAAAGAAATCCCGAATATAGATGGCGATTTCTCAAGGTTGCTTCAAGTGTATGATAATCTCGTCTCAAATGCGGTTAAATTTACACCCAATGGTGGAGATATTTCAATCATTGTAAAAAATAAAGGCGACTTCGTGCTCTCCGCTATCACAGATACCGGTATCGGTATTCCTAAAGAAGAACACGAAAAAATATTTGATAAGTTTTATCAGATAGATTCTTCATACACAAGAATTGCCACCGGAACAGGGTTAGGACTGTATATTGCAAAATCAATTATTGAACTGCACGGCGGCAATATCTGGATAGATTCAGCACCTGCTAAAGGTTCAACTTTTTCATTCTTACTACCGAAAATAAAAAAAACAGACATAATAGATAAAAAAAAACAGGAGGTAGAAAATGCCCAGAATACTAGCGATAGACGATGA
- a CDS encoding response regulator, whose product MPRILAIDDDAITLELLEFFLTRHKYEVTTATNGPDGIKKAQALQPNLILLDVMMPMMDGIEVCKKLRADEKTAKIPILFLSALGQDIEVMKGLMAGSDGYIVKPFEPDDLLNQIQKLISPNKGTE is encoded by the coding sequence ATGCCCAGAATACTAGCGATAGACGATGATGCTATCACATTGGAACTGTTAGAGTTTTTTCTGACACGACATAAGTATGAGGTAACCACAGCAACTAATGGACCTGACGGTATTAAAAAAGCACAAGCATTACAGCCCAATTTGATTCTGCTGGATGTAATGATGCCAATGATGGATGGGATTGAGGTCTGCAAAAAATTAAGAGCAGATGAAAAAACAGCAAAAATACCAATACTGTTTTTGTCTGCACTCGGGCAGGATATAGAGGTTATGAAAGGGTTGATGGCGGGTAGCGATGGCTATATCGTGAAACCGTTTGAACCGGATGATTTATTAAACCAGATACAAAAACTAATAAGTCCGAATAAAGGCACCGAATAG
- a CDS encoding pyridoxal phosphate-dependent aminotransferase has translation MRTAIRMARLGTETAFEVLAKARLLEAKGKEIIHLEIGEPDFDTPQNIKEAAKKAIDNGYTHYGPSAGLPELRKTIAEYISKTRNIKVDPEEVVVTPGAKPIIFFIILTWLRPGDEVILPSPGFPIYESMVNFVGAKPVLLPLREENDFSFTIDEFKKLVSPLTKMVILNSPQNPTGGVIDEEILKGIAEIIGGDEDILILSDEVYSEIIYEGMHHSIASVPGIREQTVILDGFSKTFAMTGWRAGYGIMSKELAVHIARLQTNSNSCTATFTQIACIEALKGQQDDVKKMVAEFKKRRDVIVDGLNKIPGFSCKKPHGAFYVFPNIKETKKTSKELADYLLNEAGVAALSGTAFGAYGKGYLRFSYANSIENIKKALKKIDDAMKKL, from the coding sequence ATGAGAACTGCAATCAGAATGGCACGGTTAGGTACAGAAACAGCATTTGAAGTGCTGGCAAAAGCGAGACTACTGGAGGCAAAAGGGAAAGAAATTATTCATCTGGAAATAGGTGAGCCGGATTTTGATACTCCACAAAATATCAAGGAAGCCGCAAAAAAAGCGATTGACAACGGCTATACACATTACGGTCCTTCAGCAGGACTACCTGAACTTCGTAAAACTATTGCAGAATATATCTCAAAAACAAGAAATATAAAAGTTGACCCGGAGGAAGTGGTTGTAACACCCGGTGCCAAGCCAATTATATTTTTTATAATTTTAACATGGTTGAGACCTGGCGACGAAGTGATATTGCCATCACCTGGATTCCCAATCTATGAATCAATGGTTAACTTCGTCGGTGCGAAACCGGTTCTTTTGCCATTACGGGAAGAAAACGATTTCTCATTCACAATAGATGAGTTCAAAAAACTGGTCTCACCATTAACAAAAATGGTAATACTGAACTCACCACAGAATCCAACAGGCGGCGTAATTGACGAAGAAATACTCAAAGGTATCGCTGAAATTATTGGTGGCGACGAGGATATACTTATTCTGTCAGACGAGGTTTATTCCGAAATAATTTATGAAGGTATGCATCACTCCATCGCATCAGTTCCGGGAATAAGAGAACAGACAGTAATCTTGGATGGTTTTTCTAAAACCTTTGCAATGACCGGCTGGCGAGCTGGATACGGTATTATGAGTAAAGAACTTGCAGTACATATAGCACGGCTTCAAACAAATTCTAACTCCTGTACCGCAACATTTACACAGATTGCCTGTATTGAAGCGTTAAAAGGCCAACAGGATGATGTCAAAAAAATGGTCGCAGAATTCAAAAAAAGACGGGATGTGATTGTTGACGGATTAAATAAGATACCAGGTTTTTCATGTAAAAAACCACACGGCGCATTCTATGTATTCCCGAATATAAAAGAAACAAAAAAAACATCTAAAGAACTCGCAGACTATCTGCTTAACGAAGCCGGTGTCGCCGCACTTTCAGGCACAGCTTTCGGCGCCTACGGAAAAGGATATTTGAGATTTTCATACGCCAATTCCATTGAAAACATAAAAAAAGCACTGAAAAAAATAGACGATGCAATGAAGAAGTTGTAA
- a CDS encoding nucleotidyltransferase family protein has translation MNNQVNEYTKLIKSNTKVLRSNYKVKNLGIFGSVVRNEQTEKSDVDILIEFSESVGLFHFIKLKNFLSTILNHKVDLIQKGALDRNQKKRPGMKERVLKEMIPIL, from the coding sequence ATGAATAACCAAGTGAATGAGTATACAAAATTGATTAAGTCCAATACAAAAGTATTGAGAAGTAATTACAAAGTAAAAAACTTAGGGATATTTGGTTCAGTTGTAAGAAACGAACAGACTGAAAAAAGTGATGTAGATATTCTTATTGAATTTAGTGAAAGTGTTGGTCTATTTCATTTTATAAAGTTGAAAAATTTTTTGAGTACTATCCTAAATCATAAAGTTGATTTAATTCAGAAAGGAGCTTTAGACAGGAACCAGAAAAAAAGACCGGGCATGAAAGAAAGAGTATTAAAAGAAATGATACCGATACTATGA